A portion of the Tamandua tetradactyla isolate mTamTet1 chromosome 16, mTamTet1.pri, whole genome shotgun sequence genome contains these proteins:
- the CHST6 gene encoding carbohydrate sulfotransferase 6: protein MWRPRLSSAAVTAFLLAQTGLLLFLVSRPERAGPASPAGGEARVHVLVLSSWRSGSSFVGQLFSQHPNVFYLMEPAWHVWAALSQGSAPALHMAVRDLVRSVFLCDMAVFDAYLPWRRNLSDLFQWAVSRALCSPPACSAFQRGAISSEAVCKPLCARRPFGLVEEACRSYSHVVLKEVRFFNLQVLYPLLSDPALNLRIVHLVRDPRAVLRSREQAAKALARDNGIVLGTNGTWVEADPGLRVVHEVCRSHVRIAEAATLKPPPFLRGRYRLVRFEDLALQPLPEIRALYNFTGLRLTPQLEAWIHNITHGSGPGARREAFKTTSRDALNVSQAWRHALPFAKIRRVQELCAGALQLLGYRPVLSEKEQRDLTLDLVLPRGPSSFSWASSTGHPRP, encoded by the coding sequence ATGTGGCGGCCACGCCTCTCCAGTGCCGCGGTGACTGCGTTCCTGCTGGCGCAGACGGGCCTCCTGCTCTTCTTGGTCTCGCGGCCGGAACGGGCCGGGCCGGCGTCCCCAGCCGGCGGCGAGGCGCGCGTGCACGTGCTGGTGCTGTCCTCGTGGCGCTCAGGCTCGTCCTTCGTGGGCCAGCTCTTCAGCCAGCACCCCAATGTCTTCTACCTGATGGAACCCGCGTGGCACGTGTGGGCCGCTCTATCGCAAGGCAGTGCGCCAGCGCTGCACATGGCCGTGCGCGACCTGGTGCGCTCCGTCTTCCTGTGCGACATGGCTGTGTTCGACGCCTACCTGCCGTGGCGCCGCAACCTGTCTGACCTCTTCCAGTGGGCGGTGAGCCGCGCACTGTGCTCGCCTCCCGCCTGCAGCGCCTTCCAGCGCGGCGCCATCAGCAGCGAGGCGGTGTGCAAGCCGCTGTGCGCGCGGCGGCCCTTTGGCCTGGTGGAGGAGGCCTGCCGCTCCTACAGCCACGTGGTGCTCAAGGAGGTGCGCTTCTTCAACCTGCAGGTGCTCTACCCGCTGCTCAGCGACCCCGCGCTCAACCTGCGCATCGTGCACCTGGTGCGCGACCCGCGGGCCGTGCTGCGCTCCCGCGAGCAGGCGGCCAAGGCGCTGGCGCGCGACAACGGCATCGTGCTGGGCACCAACGGCACCTGGGTGGAGGCGGACCCGGGCCTGCGCGTGGTGCACGAGGTGTGCCGCAGCCACGTGCGCATCGCGGAGGCGGCCACACTCAAGCCACCGCCCTTCCTGCGCGGCCGCTACCGCCTGGTGCGCTTCGAGGACCTGGCCCTGCAGCCGCTGCCGGAGATCCGCGCACTCTACAACTTCACGGGGCTGCGCCTCACGCCGCAGCTCGAGGCCTGGATCCACAACATTACGCATGGGTCCGGGCCCGGCGCGCGCCGTGAGGCCTTCAAGACCACGTCCCGGGATGCGCTCAACGTCTCCCAGGCGTGGCGCCACGCGCTGCCCTTCGCCAAGATCCGCCGCGTGCAGGAGCTGTGCGCTGGCGCGCTGCAGCTGCTGGGCTACCGGCCCGTGCTCTCCGAGAAGGAGCAGCGTGACCTCACCCTGGATCTGGTGCTGCCGCGCGGCCCGAGCAGCTTCAGCTGGGCTTCGTCCACCGGCCACCCCAGGCCTTAG